A single window of Plectropomus leopardus isolate mb chromosome 12, YSFRI_Pleo_2.0, whole genome shotgun sequence DNA harbors:
- the LOC121951164 gene encoding zinc finger protein 227-like, whose product MEAGESVCSYSAQVDPDVQLVHQESPLVPPSANRQTYFGNGALMEPNRAELDLSLTWTKQAKNPMSYAHFHQNENLDGDAFGLKMINVTGSTSTDCQLSESSNSAFEYDDADVMNYALYGTNQDARSLTGSRAPERNASRAPSAPRRTPRLRTWTFTMRIHTGERPFTCSQCGKKFTQSAHLKSHLSVHTGGATVRLHALLAQLHRQIQPEVTREEMSSQRLSGAQVSLHNPLLCK is encoded by the coding sequence ATGGAGGCCGGCGAGTCGGTTTGTTCCTACTCTGCACAGGTGGACCCGGACGTCCAGCTGGTCCACCAGGAGTCCCCGCTGGTCCCTCCGAGCGCCAACAGGCAAACATATTTCGGTAACGGCGCTCTGATGGAGCCAAACAGAGCGGAGCTGGATCTCAGCCTGACGTGGACCAAACAGGCGAAAAACCCGATGAGTTACGCTCACTTTCACCAAAACGAAAACCTGGACGGCGACGCTTTCGGGCTGAAGATGATCAACGTGACGGGCTCCACCTCCACAGACTGCCagctgtctgaaagcagcaactCTGCGTTTGAGTACGACGACGCCGACGTGATGAACTACGCCCTCTACGGGACCAATCAGGACGCCCGCTCGCTCACGGGCAGCCGGGCGCCCGAGCGAAACGCTTCACGTGCGCCGTCTGCTCCAAGACGTACGCCACGTCTCAGAACCTGGACGTTCACAATGCGGATCCACACGGGCGAGAGGCCGTTCACCTGCAGCCAGTGCGGCAAGAAGTTCACGCAGTCGGCTCACCTCAAGTCGCACCTGAGCGTGCACACGGGGGGAGCGACCGTACGCCTGCACGCTCTGCTCGCGCAGCTTCATCGTCAAATACAGCCTGAAGTTACACGTGAAGAAATGTCATCCCAACGTCTGAGCGGCGCGCAGGTTTCGCTCCACAATCCTCTGCTctgtaaatag
- the si:dkey-7l6.3 gene encoding zinc finger protein 629, with protein sequence MTSYKAFHSQLTSIMEALTRAAVAEICELVDDSYAVLQLELSRSHKENEALRRKLELIETIIARGHRGSAAVLGDGGLEAAGRGGVGFTVERALPAAARPKQSKANLKRSGRVAALEVTAELTPGGKEDSPGAAEEPSEQDVVLIKEEMAKEEADRSDDTDELLINEDGTEVQPSDREDSDEGPSGMRTSAADMRLWDQNSDEASERQESHGAPGSPGPAGGAESSSDVVFDLASESDCEAPTRKPFLLGSGGSPSSLLGTSELKRGVSLISSLPYDSDLDLCSSWTGQGLPSMVPVPQRPTLLDKVSDLNVAGFPLALGLGGSRVDPLDLNRYCRDRRFVCSYCGKCFTSSRSLETHVRVHTGERPYSCAQCGKRFTQSGHLKTHQSVHTGERPFACEHCGKRFAGKQNLRIHQQKHHPAEQSAAPV encoded by the exons ATGACGAGCTACAAGGCGTTTCACTCCCAGCTGACGTCCATCATGGAGGCGCTGACCAGAGCGGCCGTGGCGGAGATCTGCGAGCTGGTGGACGACAGCTACGCGGTGCTGCAGCTGGAGCTGAGCCGCAGCCACAAGGAGAACGAGGCGCTGCGGAGGAAGCTGGAGCTCATCGAGACCATCATCGCCCGGGGACACCGGGGGAGCGCCGCGGTGCTCGGCGACGGCGGGCTGGAGGCGGCCGGCCGGGGGGGTGTGGGTTTCACCGtcg AGCGTGCCTTACCAGCTGCAGCGAGGCCCAAACAGTCGAAAGCAAATCTGAAAAGAAGCGGACGGGTCGCTGCGCTGGAGGTGACGGCAGAGCTGACTCCTGGGGGAAAAGAG GATTCGCCGGGAGCTGCGGAGGAGCCCAGCGAGCAAGATGTTGTTTTGATAAAGGAGGAAATGGCCAAAGAGGAGGCGGACAGGAGCGACGACACGGACGAGCTGCTCATCAACGAGGACG ggacGGAGGTGCAGCCgtcagacagagaggacagtgaTGAGGGACCCTCCGGGATGAGGACCTCAGCGGCCGACATGCGGCTGTGGGATCAGAACAGCGACGAAGCGTCAGAGCGTCAGGAATCCCACGGTGCACCGGGGTCTCCGGGCCCTGCAGGCGGCGCCGAGAGCTCGTCAGACGTGGTGTTTGATCTGGCGTCCGAGTCGGACTGCGAAGCTCCGACGAGGAAGCCGTTCCTGCTCGGGTCCGGAGGGAGCCCCAGCTCGCTGCTCGGGACCTCTGAGCTGAAGCGAGGCGTGTCCCTGATCAGCTCCCTCCCCTACGACTCAGACCTGGACCTGTGCTCGTCGTGGACCGGTCAGGGCCTGCCCAGCATGGTGCCCGTCCCTCAGCGGCCGACGCTGCTGGACAAAGTGTCAGACCTGAATGTCGCGGGTTTCCCTTTAGCTCTGGGTCTCGGGGGATCCAGAGTGGACCCGCTGGACCTGAACAGGTACTGCAGGGACAGACGCTTCGTCTGCAGCTACTGCGGAAAATGCTTCACGTCGTCCCGCAGCCTGGAGACGCATGTGCGCGTTCACACGGGCGAGCGGCCGTACAGCTGCGCTCAGTGCGGGAAGCGCTTCACGCAGTCGGGACACCTGAAGACGCACCAGAGCGTCCACACCGGAGAGCGGCCGTTCGCCTGCGAGCACTGCGGGAAGAGATTCGCCGGGAAGCAGAACCTGAGGATCCACCAGCAGAAGCACCATCCGGCGGAGCAGAGCGCCGCTCCCGTTTAA
- the LOC121951163 gene encoding zinc finger protein 287-like — protein sequence MSPAAAFHAQLASIMEVLANTAVAEICELVDSGYSVLQRKLRLMELRAARATALRAAATAGGTALLLAGGRARAQLPAHHPGNGPRRSGTPGAEPTRSTASNQETLRCRDPDPSSDSGQDTTQGTPSAGDSTELTTAVIKVEEDDDESWSQPEPDKVFCHVVDGPTTETEAPPPLTKQEAADDSGGSSQSWASGEVSSTSTSVQKTLSGQRPDAGSYECLIYEPQLQHAALTSQNALSEDPGCSYVLNTSVSASADSGGGSFPFSISEAAERQQPAGFQSGQQRAPPPADEPARKEVTERVGAFVRRDRWRPQDGVSRASGHSREDGGGKAFVCNCCGKTLACLKNLKTHMRVHTGEKPFVCALCGKRFSDSSNLKRHQSVHTGEKRYGCVHCGKRFAQSGSLKVHMTVHTDCKQFRCSYCGKTFISGSHLRRHVTVHAGEKRFAPTFQ from the exons ATGTCTCCGGCCGCTGCCTTCCACGCGCAGCTCGCCTCCATCATGGAGGTTTTGGCCAACACGGCGGTGGCGGAGATCTGCGAGCTCGTGGACAGCGGCTACTCGGTGCTGCAGAGAAAACTGCGGCTCATGGAGCTCCGGGCGGCCCGGGCGACCGCGCTGCGAGCCGCGGCCACCGCGGGCGGCACCGCGCTGCTGCTCGCGGGCGGCCGCGCGCGAGCTCAGCTGCCCGCTCATCACCCGGGCAACGGGCCAAGGAGGAGCGGAACACCTGGAG CTGAGCCGACGCGGTCCACAGCGTCCAACCAGGAGACTCTGCGGTGCAGAGACCCCGATCCGTCCTCGGACTCTGGACAGGACACCACACAGGGGACG CCGTCTGCAGGCGACTCGACCGAACTGACGACCGCAGTGATCAAAGTGGAGGAGGACGACGACGAGTCCTGGTCCCAGCCTGAGCCGGACA AGGTGTTTTGTCACGTTGTCGATGGCCCGACCACGGAGACAGAAGCCCCGCCCCCGCTgaccaaacaggaagcagcagacGACAGCGGGGGTTCGTCTCAGTCGTGGGCGAGCGGAGAAGTCAGCTCCACCTCCACGTCCGTCCAAAAAACGCTCAGCGGCCAGCGGCCCGACGCCGGCAGTTACGAGTGTCTGATATACGAGCCGCAGCTCCAGCACGCCGCCCTCACGTCCCAGAATGCTTTGAGTGAGGATCCCGGCTGCTCGTACGTGTTGAACACCAGCGTGAGCGCGTCGGCCGACTCGGGCGGCGGCAGCTTCCCTTTCAGCATCTCGGAGGCAGCCGAGCGCCAGCAGCCCGCAGGCTTCCAGAGCGGCCAGCAGAGGGCGCCGCCGCCCGCAGACGAGCCTGCGAGGAAAGAGGTGACGGAGAGAGTGGGCGCGTTCGTCCGGCGGGACCGGTGGCGACCTCAGGACGGCGTCAGCAGGGCGTCCGGCCACAGCCGGGAGGACGGCGGGGGGAAGGCGTTTGTCTGTAACTGCTGCGGGAAAACTCTGGCCTGCCTCAAGAACCTCAAGACCCACATGAGGGTCCACACGGGCGAGAAGCCGTTCGTCTGCGCGCTCTGCGGCAAACGCTTCTCCGACTCCAGCAACCTGAAACGCCACCAGAGCGTCCACACCGGAGAGAAGCGCTACGGCTGCGTCCACTGCGGGAAACGCTTCGCCCAGTCCGGGTCCCTGAAGGTCCACATGACCGTCCACACGGACTGCAAACAGTTCAGGTGTTCGTACTGCGGCAAGACCTTCATCTCCGGCAGCCACCTGCGCCGCCACGTCACCGTGCACGCCGGGGAGAAACGCTTTGCCCCCACGTTTCAGTGA